One region of Kazachstania africana CBS 2517 chromosome 3, complete genome genomic DNA includes:
- the USA1 gene encoding Usa1p (similar to Saccharomyces cerevisiae USA1 (YML029W); ancestral locus Anc_5.570), with translation MLCSAEPPIKLTIHSSDANLISTNIALNAHPQTKISRLLQYIHSIISSQGDTTLQHVSKYCLKHDGQELPLDSTLITILASHIASAFIPLDFEQLERLSEENSDLDYNYESEFSKTDLEIEVNILARDKIQKRKFTDIRVDITMAKLEKMALELVNDLELTSDNEGYCSMVNQHSLDSIIGFKIKGQDQSIPLDNSNDFYMDYSLLQLLNFDLLPEKTSCFALMFQVEHTQKITNPSSDVMTLELFCNDKLSISKLKVDSSTSVEDVKNFICCIYMQSSNVTPDNVKLIYRGQLIPNKTLTGHPATIKSYINEFHAGKLHVQVAQYNSITLDKFWSEPFQHSNENISIVDPSDRPIHVTADRFMNEQQGSTYEAREPVRSKYVTESGKIVQPQKGLYRKCLVDGREVFIEEKYLDPVTTMLVTSDAFFSLSTQDYRMEGNIVRLSPSKIQEIEQKLNIKIVKENIPQISTIRRNDQRSFFRYVRNIIPFIVLAAKTVYLVGRNSFLTFFIMVEFGAFLSWKYRILLLVVLLCRTIWVTREIRVMWSHFLRLNDMEDKILLQLKEYSNSDQLDNDFYVNKIEKNTHIMDLFLLPQLQEKRNELYEKYGGDATRDASSLKEIFRLIQSETIPIDSLNDLLCNVVGLYDVKSTLTTEQQYSLKEFLNILYRDMSRLTLNELSLPRRIFEKIQLRIDSIEGNDLFGNVMRKIVPNRLHDNVIITVLKNFVLFFFLFLPGPIRNKVDEIIQEQIRVRERMQHEEQENEAASHNQDNVSASDVNSTIHEDLVEEVIDNDLASTQNDVSTSTGIDLHRGQVD, from the coding sequence ATGCTTTGTTCAGCGGAGCCTCCCATAAAGCTTACGATACATTCATCAGATGCAAATTTAATTAGTACTAATATTGCCCTGAATGCACATCCTCAAACAAAGATATCCAGACTTTTGCAATATATCCATTCGATCATATCGTCACAGGGAGATACTACATTACAGCACGtctcaaaatattgtttgAAGCACGATGGACAGGAGTTGCCACTTGATTCCACACTGATTACTATACTAGCGTCTCATATAGCTTCTGCTTTCATACCTTTAGATTTTGAACAGTTGGAACGCCtttcagaagaaaattcTGATTTAGATTATAATTATGAGAGTGAATTTTCGAAAACAGACCTGGAAATTGAAGTGAATATATTGGCTCGtgataaaattcaaaaaagaaaatttactgATATTAGAGTGGATATAACTATGGCAAAACTTGAAAAGATGGCATTAGAACTAGTCAATGATCTGGAGCTAACCTCAGACAATGAAGGTTATTGTTCAATGGTAAATCAACACTCTTTAGATAGTATTATTGGATTTAAAATCAAAGGACAGGATCAATCAATACCCTTagataattcaaatgaCTTCTATATGGATTATTCCTTATTGCAACTTCTAAATTTTGACTTACTACCAGAAAAAACAAGCTGTTTTGCTTTAATGTTTCAAGTTGAACATACTCAAAAGATTACTAATCCATCATCTGATGTGATGACGCTTGAGCTTTTCTGCAACGATAAATTGTCTATTTCTAAATTAAAAGTTGATTCCTCTACATCTGTCGAAGACGTTAAGAACTTCATCTGCTGCATATACATGCAGTCGTCAAATGTCACTCCAGATAATGTCAAATTAATATACAGAGGGCAATTGATTCCCAACAAAACATTAACGGGACATCCTGCGACGATAAAAAGTTATATTAATGAATTCCATGCAGGAAAATTGCATGTGCAAGTCGCCCAGTATAATTCTATCACTTTAGATAAGTTTTGGTCAGAGCCCTTTCAACAttctaatgaaaatatatcgATTGTGGATCCCTCTGATAGACCAATACATGTCACAGCCGATAGGTTTATGAATGAACAACAAGGATCTACTTATGAAGCACGAGAACCCGTCAGAAGTAAATATGTTACTGAGTCAGGTAAAATAGTTCAGCCACAAAAGGGTCTATACAGAAAATGTTTAGTAGATGGCAGGGAAGTATTTATTGAAGAGAAATATTTGGACCCAGTGACAACAATGTTAGTGACCTCAGATGCCTTCTTCTCACTGTCCACGCAAGATTATCGTATGGAGGGAAATATCGTTAGGTTAAGTCCCTCAAAAATTCAGGAGATTGAACAGAAGCTCAATATCAAGATtgtgaaagaaaatatccCTCAAATATCTAcaataagaagaaatgatCAAAGAAGTTTTTTTAGGTATGTTAGAAATATTATCCCATTTATCGTATTGGCCGCTAAGACTGTTTATTTGGTTGGAAGAAATTCATTTCTaacttttttcattatgGTCGAATTTGGAGCTTTCCTGAGTTGGAAATATCGAATATTGTTGCTGGTTGTATTATTATGTAGAACCATATGGGTAACTAGGGAGATTAGAGTAATGTGGTCACATTTTTTGAGGTTAAACGACATGgaagataaaatattgcttcaattgaaagaatacTCCAATTCTGATCAGTTAGATAATGATTTTTACGTTAACAAGATTGAGAAGAACACACATATAATGgatttatttttactgCCTCAACTccaagagaaaagaaatgaactgtatgaaaaatatggtGGAGACGCCACTAGAGATGCCTCTTccttaaaagaaatattcagATTGATTCAATCCGAAACAATCCCCATTGATTctttaaatgatttattaTGCAATGTGGTTGGGTTATACGATGTGAAAAGTACGCTAACGACGGAGCAACAATATTCGTTAAAGGAGTTTTTAAACATTTTGTATAGGGACATGAGTAGGCTGACACTGAATGAATTGTCATTACCgagaagaatttttgagaAGATTCAACTTCGCATTGATTCTATCGAAGGGAATGATTTATTTGGTAATGTAATGAGAAAAATTGTACCAAACCGATTACATGATAACGTCATAATTACagttttgaagaatttcgttttgtttttctttctattcTTACCTGGTCCCATCAGAAACaaagttgatgaaattataCAAGAGCAGATAAGAGTACGTGAGAGAATGCAACATGAGGagcaagaaaatgaagcaGCTTCTCATAACCAAGATAACGTATCAGCCAGTGACGTTAATTCTACTATACATGAAGATCTAGTGGAGGAAGTAATAGATAATGATCTGGCATCCACTCAGAATGACGTATCAACATCTACAGGTATTGATCTTCACAGAGGCCAGGTTGACTAG
- the TSA1 gene encoding thioredoxin peroxidase TSA1 (similar to Saccharomyces cerevisiae TSA2 (YDR453C) and TSA1 (YML028W); ancestral locus Anc_5.569), with translation MVAQVQKPAPLFKKTAVVDGIFEEVSLESYRGKYVVLAFVPMAFTFVCPTEIVAFSDAVDRFRDVGAEVLFASTDSEYSLLAWTNVARKDGGLGPVNIPLVSDNNHSLSRDYGVLLEEEGVALRGLFVIDPKGIVRHITINDLPVGRNVEEALRVVEGFQWTDKHGTVLPCNWTPGSATIKPDVEGSKAYFQEANQ, from the coding sequence atgGTCGCTCAAGTTCAAAAACCTGCTCCACTTTTCAAGAAGACCGCTGTCGTCGATGGTatctttgaagaagtttCTTTAGAATCTTACAGAGGTAAGTATGTTGTGCTTGCTTTCGTTCCTATGGCATTCACTTTCGTCTGTCCTACTGAAATTGTAGCATTTTCTGATGCTGTCGACAGATTCAGAGACGTCGGTGCTGAAGTTTTGTTTGCTTCTACTGATTCTGAATATTCATTATTAGCTTGGACTAATGTAGCAAGAAAGGACGGTGGTTTAGGTCCTGTTAATATCCCATTAGTCTCTGACAACAACCACTCTCTTTCCAGAGATTATGGTGTTttattggaagaagaaggtgtAGCATTAAGAGGTTTATTCGTCATTGATCCAAAGGGTATCGTCAGACATATTACTATCAATGACTTGCCAGTTGGTAGAAACGTTGAAGAAGCTTTAAGAGTTGTTGAAGGTTTCCAATGGACCGACAAGCACGGTACCGTTTTACCATGTAACTGGACCCCTGGTTCTGCCACCATCAAACCTGATGTTGAAGGTTCCAAAGCATACTTTCAAGAAGCCAACCAATAA
- the RCF1 gene encoding respiratory supercomplex assembly factor RCF1 (similar to Saccharomyces cerevisiae YML030W; ancestral locus Anc_5.571), producing MNMSRIPSSFDVTQKELEEMSFWERVKHHCKQQPFVPIGALLTTGAVIMAAESIRVGNKRNAQYYFRWRVGLQAATLTALVAGSIIYGTTVAGNKSKEERMKEKAKMREKLWIQELERRDRETQARKEKAENARLKVKENEESIRQLEKELSELESKLNKK from the coding sequence ATGAATATGTCACGTATACCTTCAAGTTTTGATGTGACCCAAAAggaattggaagaaatgtCCTTTTGGGAGAGAGTGAAGCATCATTGTAAACAACAGCCATTCGTTCCTATTGGCGCCCTACTGACAACTGGTGCTGTTATTATGGCAGCTGAAAGTATTAGAGTAGGTAATAAACGTAATGCACAGTACTACTTCCGTTGGCGTGTGGGCCTTCAGGCGGCAACGTTGACAGCTTTAGTCGCTGGGTCTATTATTTACGGTACAACTGTAGCAGGTAATAAGAGTAAAGAGGAACGtatgaaagagaaagcaAAGATGAGGGAGAAATTGTGGATACAGGAATTGGAAAGAAGGGACAGAGAAACTCAGGCtagaaaagagaaagcGGAAAATGCTAGATTGAAAGTTAAGGAGAATGAAGAATCAATACGCCAGCTGGAGAAAGAGCTGAGTGAACTAGAAAGCAAATTAAATAAGAAATGA
- the NDC1 gene encoding Ndc1p (similar to Saccharomyces cerevisiae NDC1 (YML031W); ancestral locus Anc_5.574), translated as MLETPTISNSKHSYNVIFSDICKTRFNHMVTRLFLTTSVLQSVIITLLSKGNSSALELLLMFLPKVLLVYSVSIFMIITRKNYLHIDSLGYTSLFTQIIGQILSVRFFVYETLYSFCSFLVAFVVSDCFGMSAISQEYAEFYRIYVWIAIPTIYTLQHVIFDLDKLFFSLDSQYQPPQTYIATNLSKGVMKCLILSLLLIFISPFIFGFLTTTWFIGIFPLLKLSMLAFCIFINFEFINVAFTAHMSIGCLHKGKPISALSSTPIETLITGLSSKKPFTKLTAFQELSYRATSSDPSLRLLIYNNPYRNVNIWKSILRECLSVIQESNDAVNNYLRTLQKSMETTSSLEKAKKVNYNPAADNEGLFGNEPITISTNNVTHIPGSAPQSNYDTSSGSVSHKISLREENVLLKRNRFKHDNTPGLTDHYHTYNESLITHDTKLFAFVRELFNKLKNSITSFFFPSTVDAKDQISSLSIFEAWYLSKSRQAERLVPLSIIHAESIVSLMGFLINAIDESPKGSVVASVGEVLKYLERSVAILGKFNEWNPDGKSTANSLNVISILYESSISAFLEIVLKYNVLLNEVYLDEDVIKLSKWVLDMCSNEDPVN; from the coding sequence ATGCTGGAAACACCGACTATATCCAACTCTAAACATAGTTACAATGTTATATTTAGTGATATTTGTAAGACACGTTTCAATCATATGGTGACCCGCCTTTTCTTAACGACTTCTGTGTTGCAGTCCGTCATAATTACTCTATTGTCAAAGGGAAACTCATCTGCATTAGAGTTGCTTCTTATGTTTCTACCAAAAGTTCTGTTGGTCTATTCTGTGTCCATCTTTATGATaattacaagaaagaattatttgCATATAGACTCTTTGGGCTATACCAGTCTTTTCACTCAAATTATTGGACAGATACTATCAGTAAGATTTTTTGTCTATGAAAcattatattcattttgcAGTTTTTTGGTAGCATTTGTTGTCAGTGACTGTTTTGGCATGTCTGCAATTAGCCAAGAATATGCAGAATTTTACAGGATTTATGTTTGGATAGCTATACCAACGATCTATACTCTACAACATGTAATCTTTGATTTAGACAAGTTATTTTTCAGTCTAGATTCTCAGTACCAGCCACCACAAACTTACATTGCCACAAATCTCTCGAAAGGTGTAATGAAATGTCTGATTCTATCTTTActattgatatttatttCTCCATTCATTTTCGGATTTTTGACTACAACTTGGTTTATTGGTATTTTCCCACTGTTGAAACTATCAATGCTAGCGTTCTGtatatttatcaatttcgaATTTATCAATGTTGCCTTCACAGCGCACATGTCAATTGGATGTTTACATAAGGGGAAACCAATCTCAGCTTTATCTTCAACGCCCATCGAAACTTTAATCACAGGTCTAAGTTCCAAGAAGCCATTCACCAAATTAACTGCGTTCCAGGAATTATCTTATAGGGCCACTTCTTCTGATCCATCTCTAAGATTGCTGATTTACAACAATCCATATAGAAACGTCAATATATGGAAGAGTATCTTAAGGGAATGTTTGAGCGTTATTCAAGAGTCTAATGATGCAGTCAACAATTATTTAAGAACTTTACAGAAAAGTATGGAAACTACCTCTTCTTTGGAGAAGGCTAAAAAGGTTAATTACAACCCAGCTGCTGACAATGAAGGATTATTTGGAAACGAACCTATCACTATATCAACTAACAATGTAACACATATTCCTGGTTCGGCACCTCAATCCAACTATGACACTTCTTCTGGAAGCGTTTCTCATAAGATTTCATTGCGTGAAGAGAACgttttattgaaaagaaaccGTTTCAAGCATGATAATACTCCAGGATTGACGGATCACTATCATACGTATAATGAATCTTTGATAACGCACGATACAAAGCTTTTTGCTTTCGTTAGGGAGCTTTTCAATAAactcaaaaattcaataaccTCATTCTTTTTCCCATCGACAGTCGATGCAAAGGACCAAATAAGTTctctatcaatttttgaggCATGGTACCTTTCAAAGAGTAGGCAAGCTGAAAGATTAGTTCCATTGTCTATAATACATGCTGAAAGTATTGTGTCATTAATGGGCTTCCTAATAAATGCTATTGATGAATCTCCAAAGGGGAGCGTCGTCGCATCAGTTGGAGAAGTACTAAAGTACCTAGAACGTTCTGTTGCAATTTTGggaaaattcaatgaatggAACCCTGATGGAAAATCCACCGCTAACTCATTGAATGTTATTTCCATTCTATACGAATCCTCAATTAGTGcttttttggaaattgtACTAAAATATAATGTGTTATTAAACGAGGTCTACCTCGATGAAGATGTCATTAAGTTAAGCAAGTGGGTATTAGATATGTGCTCGAATGAAGACCCTGTAAACTAG